Part of the Nocardia farcinica genome, CACGGTCGGCGGGCAGTGCCCGCTGGGCGACGACGAAGCCCGCGGCCAGCACCGCCGCGGCCACGCCGATCGTGACGGCCGTCCGCACTGCCTCGATCCGCATGCCTGCCACCTTCCTCACCGGTCCGCACCGTGCACGGGTCGAGCGGCGACGCTAGCCCGGCGGGCGGGTGACGGCAGGCGGGGCACACGGCGCGGAGACCGTCTCGTGACGACCCCTACGCCGTCCGGTGACCTCCCCGCCTCAGGCCCGAGGCGCCGGAGCGTGCGAGGAGTAGCGGGCCGACAGGATCCGGGCGACCCGGGCGCGGTCGCAGGCGCTCGGTCTGCGCGGCGGCGCAGGCGGCGGGTCGACGCGCCGGAACGCGTGGGCGGGTGACTGTTTCAGCATCCGGGCGAAGGAGCGCGCGGTGGCGGGCCACGGGTTGGTGACCCGGCCGCTCGGGTGCCGGTACCAACTCGCGCTGGCCGGCCACACGGTCTCGGCGATCGCCCCGCTGAGCCAGCGCCGATAACCCTCCATGGCGGCGGGGGTGACCTCGATGGCCGGTGCGCCGATCTCGTCGCGCCAGCGCAGGCATTCCAGCACGAACTCGATCTGGTGTTCCTTCATGCCCGGGTTGCTGCCCGCGGGATTGAACGTGTTGGGCCCGGCGATGAGGAAGGCGTTGGGGAATCCGGGCACCGCCAGCCCGAGATAGGCCTCGGCGCCGTCGCGCCACCGCTCGTGCAGCACCTGCCCGCCACGTCCACGCACGACGATCGGGGCGAGGAATTCCGCGGCGCGGAACCCGGTGGCGTAGACGAGCACGTCGGCGCGGCGGTGCACGCCGTCGGTGGTGCACACGCCGTCGGGGGTGAGCCGCGCGATCGGCTCGGTGACGAGTTCGACGTTGTCCCTGGTCAGCGCGCGATAGTAGCCGTTGTCGAACAGAATGCGTTTGGCGCCGATGGGGTGGCGGGGGGTGAGTTTCGCCCGCAGGTCCGGGTCGGCGACACGGTGGCGCAGGTGGGCGCGGGCCAACCACTGGGCGGGCCGGGCCGACCACCCCCGGCGCATGATCGGGGCCAGGGTGAGGTCGGCGCCCTGGGCCAGCACGCCACGGTACATCCGGTGGGCGGCGGGCAGGTGCAACAGGGTGCGCGAGACGCGGCCGAATTGCTCACACGGCTTGGGCAACAGCCAATTCGGGGTCCGCTGGTAGACCGTCACCCGGCGCGCCACCGCGGCCAGTTCCGGAACCACCTGCGCGGCGCTGGAGCCGGTGCCGATCACGGCGATCTCGCGTCCCGCGGGATCGACCCGATGATCCCAGCGCGCGGTGTGGAAGGCCTTGCCCGCGAATACTTCCCGGCCGGGCAGCGCGGGTTCCCACGGCCGGTGCAGTTGGCCGACGGCGAACACCACGAACTCCGCGTCGATCGCCTCCCCCGCCACCGTGCGCACCTCCCAGCGCGCCCGGTCCTCCCGGTAGGTGGCCGCGGCGACCGGCGTGCGCAGCCGCAGGTGCGGGACCAGCCCGTGGTCGGCGGCGACGCGGCGCAGGTAGGCCAGGATGTGCTGCTGTCCCGGGTAGCGTCTACGCGTGCTGCGGTAGGGCGCGAACGAGAACGAATACAGGTGCGCGGGCACGTCACACGAGCAGCCCGGATACGTGTTGTCGCGCCACACCCCGCCGACGTCGGTCCCCTCCTCGAGGATCAGGAAGTCCTCGATCCCGGCCCGTTTCAATCCCACCCCCGTGCCGATCCCGCCGAACCCCGCCCCGACGATCACCACCCGTGTCGTTCGAACCGCGTCCGCCCCGTCCCGCTCCCCGTTCGCCCCGTCCCGCTCCGCAGTCACCGCAGCCTCACTTCCTCACCAATGGACAACATTCAGCAAACCCAATTGTGACGCGGACCACATGCTATGGGACAGCACGGTTCAAGATCGAATCACACGCACACAACGAATAAAACGGGGTCTTCTCAGCGGAAATGGCCGAAACGCACTCAGCGTGGACGTAGGCCAGGCCCTTCCATGCAGAATGGAACAGCCCGAAATCAGGGAGAGAACAGGTTCACAGCAGACATCCAGCAAAATCAACCGACCAGCACGTGAGCCCCGACACGTGCCCGTGCCGTCTGAGCGGCCGGGGTGTCGGGTATCCGTGAGGTCGATCCGATTCCGCGGACGCGGAGTCGTAGGAAAGGGTGGCAACGTGTTCGGACAGGCCGTGAACAAGATCGTGCTGACCGCCATCGACACCGGCGCGCGGGCGCAGACCCCGCTGGTGGAGAAGTACGGCGACTGGTTGCGTCGCGCGCACCCCGCCGAGTCGCCGGAGCAGCTGCTGCACCGTGCTCGCAGGCATTACCTCGTCGCCGTCACCGCCAGCGGTGTCGCGGCGGGTATGTGCGCCGCGGTGCCCGGCATCGGGCTGATCACCGGGTTCGCCGCGATGGGCGTGGACACCGTGTTCTTCGTCGAAGCCTCCGTGTTCTACGCACTCACGGCCGCCGCGCTGGCGGGCGAGGAGACCGAGCTCATCGCGCGACAGGCCACCCTGCTCTCGGGCATCGTGTTCGGGGCCGAGGGCGCGCGACTGCTCGGCAAGGAGTCGGCGGGGTCGGCCAAGAACTGGGCCGACGAGCTGGCCGACCGGCTGCCGATCATCGGCGAGATGGACGACTCCGCGCTCAAACGGCTCGTCGTGCGCGCCATCGCCAAGCGCAGCGTGCTGGCCTTCGGCCGGGTGATCCCGGCAGGCATCGGCGCGGTGGTCGGCGCGGCGGGCAACCGTATGCTGGCCAAGAGCGTCATCCGCAACGCCGACAAGGCGTTCGGGCCGGGCGAGCCCAACTCGCCCGAGCGCGACGAACCGGAGCGCGCGTCGGTGCCCTCCGCGTCGCGCGGATGAGAGGACGTGTGGTGTGAGCGGTCTGGGAATGCGCGCGGTCGGGCTCTACCTGCGGCTGACCTCGCGACGCCGGATGGCCACCGCCGAACGGGCCCGCGCGCGGATGGCGGCGCCCAAGGGTTCGGCCGCGCCGCCCGCCCGGTTACGGGCCCGCCACACCGTCACCGAACGTCGGTTCGGCCAATTCACCACCTACACCGTGACGCCACGGCACCGCGCGCCGCACTGCGCGGTGCTGTTCCTGCACGGCGGCTCCTACATCGCCGAGATCGCGCGCCAGCACTGGGGACTGATCGCCCGGCTGGTCGACCACGGTGCGCGCGTCGACGTCCCGATCTACGGTCTGGCCCCGCGGTTCAGCCATCACGACGCGTATCCGTTCGTCACCGAGGCGTATCGCGCCATGGCCGCCGAGGCGCCGGGACCGGTGACGGTGCTGGGTGATTCCGCGGGCGGCGGACTCGCCCTCGGCTTCACCCAGACGCTCGCCGGACTCGACGAGCCCGTCCGCCGGCCGGATCGGCTGGTGCTCATCGCACCGTGGCTCGATCTCACGTTGTCGAATCCGGACATGGCGGCCGTCGACGATCCGTGGCTCACCCGGGCCGGGCTGCTCGAGGCCGGACGGGCGTGGGCGGCGGGCACCGACCCGACCGATCCGCGGCTGAGTCCGCTCAACGGCCCGATGGACGCGCTGCCGCCCACCGATCTCTACATCGGAACCCGCGACCTCGGCTACCCCGACGCGTGCGCGTTCCGGGACCGTGCCACCGCGGCGGGAGTGCGGGTCGATTTCACCGTGTGCGGCGGTGCGCTGCACGACTATCCGCTGCTGCCGACCCGCGAAGGCCGCGCCGCCGCGGCCCGCATCGCCCGCGCGGTGTGCGCGAGCCGCTAGGCGTCAGTCGCCGTCGGCGTGCGCCGCCTTGTACGCGGCCACCACGTCGGCGGAGACCCGGCCGCGGCTGGACACCTCGTAGCCGTTGCGGCGCGCCCACTCCCGGATCGCGGCGGCCTGCTCCTGATCGCCGCGCTCGCGCTGCTTCACACTGCGGCTGCGGCCGGACTTGCCCACCTTGCGCGCGTAGGGAGTCCACTGTTCGAAGATCTGCCGCAGCGCGGCGGCGTTCTGCTCGGACAGATCGATCTCGTAACCCACACCGTCGAGCCCGAACGAAACCGTCTCCGCGGCCTGCGATTCGCCGTCGTAGTCATCGACGATCGTCACGACCACCTTGCGTGCCACTACGTGCCCTCCTCCTCGGTCTGCGAAACTGCGATCCTATTCTGCGTCGCACCCGCACCGAGGCCGCTCTCGCCCCGGTCACGATCGGTCTCATTTCCCCCGCCACGCCGCACGGGTGATTGCATTACCCCCGCCCACTGCCCACTCTTACCCCATGTCCGACCCCTGCCCCACCTGTGCCTGGCCCGCCCCGATGCTCGTGTCCACCCACGGTTCCGTGCGCTACCTCCGCTGCGTCTGCGGGCAATGGGTGGTCGCCCACCCGGGCGGGTCCACCGCGATCAACGGCAGGCCCGGCGGACCGGCCGGTGAACCCGGCGACCATTTCGAACTCATCCCCCTCCCGGAATCCTGAAATCCGCCACCACCGAGTATTTCATCCCCGCGGCAATTCCGCCGCCCGCAATTCCCCGGCGGCGGAATTCCCCGGGAAATCGGCGCAGCACTCCTTCCGTGCCACCCGGCCGGCGGGAACACCGGCCACGAACCCGCCGTCCCGTCTCGCGATCGCCCGCTGCGCCGATCCGGCGCGCGCTCGCCCCGCCGGGGCGTCCGGGTGGCGGCCCGGCCCGGCGACGCGGGGTGAGTCAGGCTCGTGCGCGGGCGGGACGGGGGTGGACGAGCAGCACGGCGAGCACACCGACGAACGCGCCGAGCGCGGTGTCCAGCGCGCGGTCGATCGCGAGCGCGGACGGGTCGGCGGGCGCGCCGAGCGCGGTCATCAGCAGCGCCATCGGCGCGATGAGCAGCTGCGCGAGACCGTAGTTCACCGCGATGACGATCTCGGTGGCGACCTGCAGGACGAGCACCACGCAGGCCGCCTGCCAGAAGGACAGGTCCGCGGCCAGCAGCGGCCACGCGATCGCCAGCGCCCCGACGACCGTGCCCGCGGCGCGCTGCACCGCCCGCACCACCGCGTGCCGGGGCGTGTCGGCCTGCAGGGTGGCGGTCGACCCCATCACCGCCCAGGCCGCGTGCCCGAGCCCGGCCACCGCGGAGGCCACGCAGGCGACCAGACCCGCGATCGTGACCCGGGCGGTCGCCAGGATCCAGCCCGGCCCGGCGCTCTCGGCCCGGGCGGTGCCGCGCAACGAACGGCGCGGTGGCAGCGGTGTCGGCGGGCCGGTGCGGTCGGGGTACAGGGCACGCTCGATCGCGTCGAGTTCGCCGGTCAGCAGCTGCGCGACGGGCCGGGTGCGCCGCCACGATCGGTCGTCGGCGAGGGCCGCGCGGGCGGCGGCCAGTGCGGCCTGCGCCGCGGCCAGGTCGTCGGCGGACCGGTGCGCGCGGGCCCGGCGCACGGCGTCGGCGGCGCGGCGCACCGCCAGCCGGGCGGGCGCGGTCGGGTACCCGAGCACGCCCGCCATGCACACCACCCAGGCCAGCAGCGCGCCGGTCGCGGCGGCGCCGGTGCGCGGCAGCACATCGCCGGTCGCCGGATCGCCGGCCATTCCCGCCCCCGCACAGAACACGACGATCGTCGCTCCCGGCGGTCCGGCCCGCAGCAGCAGCACGAACGCGGTCATCCCGCCGGCCAGTGTCGCCATCAGCAGCCAGCCCACCGGTGTCGGCGCGCCGAGTGCGGCGAGCAGGGTGAAACCGCCGATCGCGGCGGTCATCAGCGTCCCGACGGTGGCGAGCAGGGCCGCGCGCCGCCGATAGGTGTCGTAGCGGCCGTAGAGCGAGGTCAGGGCGCCGAGTGCGGCGAAACCGGCCAGTTCCTGATGCCCGGCCAGCCCGAAGCCGACCAACGCGATCGCGGCCGCGATGCCGACGCGGACGGCCGGAGCCAGCGCGGCGTCGGCCCGGCCGACGCGCAGCGACTGCCGCAGCACGGCCGCGTCGAGCACCTCCCGTGCGGTGGCGCGGACCGGGTTCGCGGGGTCGGGGCGATCGGAGCTCATTGCCCGGATCAGTCTACGGAGGACCGCCCGGTGGAATCCTCGCGCCGCGCGCGCGTTGAGGTGAACATGACCAGCGCGACACCGACCGGTACCGTCCGATTCTCGATCCTGGATCGATCGCGGGTGCGCCGCGGCCAGC contains:
- a CDS encoding alpha/beta hydrolase fold domain-containing protein encodes the protein MSGLGMRAVGLYLRLTSRRRMATAERARARMAAPKGSAAPPARLRARHTVTERRFGQFTTYTVTPRHRAPHCAVLFLHGGSYIAEIARQHWGLIARLVDHGARVDVPIYGLAPRFSHHDAYPFVTEAYRAMAAEAPGPVTVLGDSAGGGLALGFTQTLAGLDEPVRRPDRLVLIAPWLDLTLSNPDMAAVDDPWLTRAGLLEAGRAWAAGTDPTDPRLSPLNGPMDALPPTDLYIGTRDLGYPDACAFRDRATAAGVRVDFTVCGGALHDYPLLPTREGRAAAARIARAVCASR
- a CDS encoding FUSC family protein encodes the protein MSSDRPDPANPVRATAREVLDAAVLRQSLRVGRADAALAPAVRVGIAAAIALVGFGLAGHQELAGFAALGALTSLYGRYDTYRRRAALLATVGTLMTAAIGGFTLLAALGAPTPVGWLLMATLAGGMTAFVLLLRAGPPGATIVVFCAGAGMAGDPATGDVLPRTGAAATGALLAWVVCMAGVLGYPTAPARLAVRRAADAVRRARAHRSADDLAAAQAALAAARAALADDRSWRRTRPVAQLLTGELDAIERALYPDRTGPPTPLPPRRSLRGTARAESAGPGWILATARVTIAGLVACVASAVAGLGHAAWAVMGSTATLQADTPRHAVVRAVQRAAGTVVGALAIAWPLLAADLSFWQAACVVLVLQVATEIVIAVNYGLAQLLIAPMALLMTALGAPADPSALAIDRALDTALGAFVGVLAVLLVHPRPARARA
- a CDS encoding histone-like nucleoid-structuring protein Lsr2; its protein translation is MARKVVVTIVDDYDGESQAAETVSFGLDGVGYEIDLSEQNAAALRQIFEQWTPYARKVGKSGRSRSVKQRERGDQEQAAAIREWARRNGYEVSSRGRVSADVVAAYKAAHADGD
- a CDS encoding flavin-containing monooxygenase, encoding MTAERDGANGERDGADAVRTTRVVIVGAGFGGIGTGVGLKRAGIEDFLILEEGTDVGGVWRDNTYPGCSCDVPAHLYSFSFAPYRSTRRRYPGQQHILAYLRRVAADHGLVPHLRLRTPVAAATYREDRARWEVRTVAGEAIDAEFVVFAVGQLHRPWEPALPGREVFAGKAFHTARWDHRVDPAGREIAVIGTGSSAAQVVPELAAVARRVTVYQRTPNWLLPKPCEQFGRVSRTLLHLPAAHRMYRGVLAQGADLTLAPIMRRGWSARPAQWLARAHLRHRVADPDLRAKLTPRHPIGAKRILFDNGYYRALTRDNVELVTEPIARLTPDGVCTTDGVHRRADVLVYATGFRAAEFLAPIVVRGRGGQVLHERWRDGAEAYLGLAVPGFPNAFLIAGPNTFNPAGSNPGMKEHQIEFVLECLRWRDEIGAPAIEVTPAAMEGYRRWLSGAIAETVWPASASWYRHPSGRVTNPWPATARSFARMLKQSPAHAFRRVDPPPAPPRRPSACDRARVARILSARYSSHAPAPRA